The Pseudomonas chlororaphis subsp. piscium genome contains the following window.
CAGGCACGGGGCGAAGGTCCTGGTCAACGACCTGGGCGGCTCGACCCAGGGCGAGGGCGCCAATGCCTCGGCGGCGGACCGGGTGGTGGCGCAGATTCGCGAAGCCGGCGGCATCGCCGAGGCCAACCACGACTCGGTGACCGACGGCGACAAGATCGTGCAGAACGCCCTGGATGCCTTCGGCCGCGTGGATGTGGTGGTGAACAACGCCGGCATCCTGCGCGACAAGACCTTCCACAAGATGGAAGACGCCGATTGGGACCTGGTGTACCGCGTCCACGTCGAAGGCGCCTACAAGGTGACCCGCGCCGCCTGGCCGCACATGCGCGAGCAGGGTTATGGGCGGGTGATCTTCACCGCGTCCACGTCCGGCATCTACGGCAACTTCGGCCAGTCCAACTACGGCATGGCCAAGCTCGGCCTCTACGGCCTGACCCGCACCCTGGCCATCGAAGGCCGCAAGAGCAACATCCTGGTCAACGCCATCGCGCCAACCGGTGGCACGCGGATGACCGAAGGGTTGATCCCGCCGCAGGTGTTCGAGCAACTCAAGCCGGAGCTGGTCAGCCCGCTGGTGGTGTACCTGGGCAGCGAGAACTGCCAGGAGACGTCCGGTCTGTTCGAAGTCGGCGGTGGCTGGATGGGCAAGGTGCGCTGGGAGCGCAGCCTGGGCCTGGGCTTCGATCCGCGTGAAGGTTTCTCCCCGGAAGATGTCGCCGCCAACTGGCAGCAGATCTGCGACTTCGAAGGCGCGGCGCACCCCAAGGACAATATCGAAGCCCTGAGAGAGATGATGCAGAACCTGCAGAAATACACGATCTGAAGCAGCCCGCCGGCCGACCCGTACAGCCGTGGCCCGCGCGGCTGTACGCCTTATGCGTGGATCACTATGCTCGTCGGATATCGACCGCATAAGGACACGCAGCCCATGTACGAATCCAAGACCCAGCCGCTGTTATCGCGCCTGTTGTTTCTGCGCCGCTTGTTTCTGCACGTCCTGGCCACCCTGGGCCTGATCGGTATCTCGCTGTTGCTGGGGATCGCCGGGCATCTGTATTTCGAGCCGGGTGTCAGCGGCTACGACGCCTTGTTCAACGCCGCGATGATGCTCGGCGGCATCGGGCCCGCGGCCATGCCCGCCACGGCGGGGGGCAAGCTGTTCTTCGCCAGCTACGGCCTCTATACCAACCTGGTGTTCGTCGCCGCCTTCGGCCTGATCCTGGCGCCGGTGGCCCATCGTTTGTTGCATCGTTTCCATTGCGACGGCGACCAGGCGCCTTGAGCGCCAACCGGACTTTCTCCCGGGCATAAAAAAGGCCGCTGCAAGGCAGCGGCCGAAAGAAGACGTTAGATCAAGGAGCAACAAATCAACGTCAGTGAACACCCGGTGAAGATCTGAATATCCTTGCTTCAAACCTTCTGAATCCTCTTGCCTCCAAGGTGGCGTGATCACACCTCTGGGCGACTCCGCGTGGCTGTTTGCCGTGAGAGCGAGGCCAGAATAAGGGCTGGCTGCTCAATGAAAAATAGCGATTGCGGACAAGGACTGTTACAGCCTGGGCAATAGTAGTGCACACCGCGCGGATATGCCCGGCAAGGGCGCAATCCATCCACCTGATACCCATCCATCCAGCCCGTCGATGTACCGCGCAAAGGCCCGGCTGGCGAGGGCATTCATCCTTTCGGGCGACAACGCGAATACCTCCTTGGTGCGCTTATCGCTCCTGTGCGCCGGCAGTAGGGTGAGGCCTTCTGTCACTCACCGGG
Protein-coding sequences here:
- a CDS encoding SDR family oxidoreductase, whose translation is MSESVRFENKVVIVTGAGGGLGQAHALLFARHGAKVLVNDLGGSTQGEGANASAADRVVAQIREAGGIAEANHDSVTDGDKIVQNALDAFGRVDVVVNNAGILRDKTFHKMEDADWDLVYRVHVEGAYKVTRAAWPHMREQGYGRVIFTASTSGIYGNFGQSNYGMAKLGLYGLTRTLAIEGRKSNILVNAIAPTGGTRMTEGLIPPQVFEQLKPELVSPLVVYLGSENCQETSGLFEVGGGWMGKVRWERSLGLGFDPREGFSPEDVAANWQQICDFEGAAHPKDNIEALREMMQNLQKYTI